GGGGCTGATCGGCCCCGAAGTGGGGTCAGGAGGCGGCCATGAACGAACTCACCCTCGCAGAAGGCCTGGCATTCCGGCGGAGCCTTTCGACACGCTCCAAACTCCGGCTGAAGCTTCAGATCAGCGCCGGCGCCCTCCTCGCCATCGTCGCAGGGAGCCATGTGCTGTCCGGCCTCCTGGACGGCGATCTCGACTCCAAGGGCCTGTCGATGTTCGGACTCGCCGTCGGGCTCTACGTCACAGCCCACTATTCGGTGCTGCTCATCGCCAAGCGCGCGATGCAGGCTTGATCACACCACCGGCGAACGGCCGCCATCGACGTTGGTTGCAGTGCCGGTGATGTAGCCGCCCTGCTCCGAGGCCAGGAAGCACGCCAGATTGGCGAACTCCTCCGCCTTGCCGGCGCGGCCCAGCGGGATCTCCTTCTCGCGCGCCTTGTAGTAATCGGCGAGCGGCACGTTGGCGCGCTTGGCGGCCTGCACATGCTGATCGGCCTCGATGAAGCCAACGAGCATGGCGTTGACCAGCACGTTATGCGGCGCGAACTCCTGCGACAGTGCCTTGGTCATGGCCATGCCGGCGGCGCGCGACACCGACGTCGGCATGCTGTTCGGCCGTGGCGCCTTGGCGCCGATGTTGAGCACGTTGATGATGCGGCCCCAGCGCCGCTCTTTCATCTGCGGCGAAACCAGGCGGATGAGCCGCACCGCCGCGAACAGCTTCTGCTCGATGTCGTCGTGGAGGATCTCGTCGGTCACCTTCTCGAACGGCATGGCGCGCGAAGTGCCGGCGTTGTTGACGATGATGTCGACCCTGCCGAACGCCTTCATCACTTCGTCGTAGCCGCGCTGGATGTCGGCGGCCTTGCCGACATCGGCCGTGACGCCGATCACCCGGGCTTTGGCGATTTTCTTGATCGCAGCCAACGCCTCGTCGAGCGCCTCCTTGCCGCGCGCGAAGATCGCGACATCGGCGCCCGAGGCCGCAAAGCGGGTTGCGACCGCAAGCCCGATGCCTTTGCTGCCGCCAGTGACGATGGCGGCGCGGCCCTGCAAACTGATTTCCATGACGTTCTCCCGGACGCCGCCCGAACGCGGCAGGCCAAGACTATTGGCCCGCGCGCACAGCGACAACCGGGCCAAACGAGGTCCGCTAGTGAGCCTTGCGCGCGACGATGCGGTGAATCGTCTTGCCGGAGGACAGGCTCACGGGCTCGTCGTCGAGCAGCAGAGACATACCGCCGAGCGCGCCACGAACCAGTTCGCTGTCGAAGGCGGTGTAAAGCCGCCCCGCCGCATCGCGAAGATCGTTGCCCGTGGTGACGCGCCAGCTCACGTATAAAATGCCGTCGGACTTCAAAAGCTCCGTCATGCGCCGCACCGCCGGCGCGATCTGCTCGCGCGGCAGTTGCATGATGACGGTTTCACACAGCACATTGTCGAACGCGCCGCCCGGCAGTCCGGTCAGCTCGGGCAGCAGCGCCCGCTCGAAGCGCAGCTCCGGATAACGCCGCCGGGCCTCCTGCAACAGCGCGGCGGAGGCGTCATAGCCGATCGCGTCGAAGCCGCTTTCGGCGAGATGCGCCACTTCGCGGCCGCTGCCGCAGCCGATGTCGGCGGTGCGACCGCGCGGACGAAAGAACCGCT
The Rhodoplanes sp. Z2-YC6860 genome window above contains:
- a CDS encoding class I SAM-dependent methyltransferase; translation: MDRQTLAVYDTGAAAFAKDWHEQPAPSDLHALVQRFFRPRGRTADIGCGSGREVAHLAESGFDAIGYDASAALLQEARRRYPELRFERALLPELTGLPGGAFDNVLCETVIMQLPREQIAPAVRRMTELLKSDGILYVSWRVTTGNDLRDAAGRLYTAFDSELVRGALGGMSLLLDDEPVSLSSGKTIHRIVARKAH
- a CDS encoding SDR family oxidoreductase, which encodes MEISLQGRAAIVTGGSKGIGLAVATRFAASGADVAIFARGKEALDEALAAIKKIAKARVIGVTADVGKAADIQRGYDEVMKAFGRVDIIVNNAGTSRAMPFEKVTDEILHDDIEQKLFAAVRLIRLVSPQMKERRWGRIINVLNIGAKAPRPNSMPTSVSRAAGMAMTKALSQEFAPHNVLVNAMLVGFIEADQHVQAAKRANVPLADYYKAREKEIPLGRAGKAEEFANLACFLASEQGGYITGTATNVDGGRSPVV